Proteins from a single region of Pseudarthrobacter sp. NIBRBAC000502772:
- a CDS encoding aspartate aminotransferase family protein, translating to MYVDEDRVGETLPGQDFGSRVELALAATNHLFNTRNSTRYVAQVLQGVNAVATKIDRTTRPFTGVGPADMKARIGAVDLDQPLPDTAAALEELETVYLRDAIYFHDAKYAAHLNCPVVIPALVGEAILSAVNSSMDTWDQSAGATMIERRLIDWTAERLQLGAAADGVFTSGGSQSNLQALLIARNHAVAGLRQEPANAGRRLPALLEKLRIFTSADSHFSIQKSASMLGMGFDAVISVPCAADHKMDPAALAEAMAETHDAGLVPMAVVATAGTTDFGAVDPLADLAALARAYGAWFHIDAAYGGGLMVSGRYRHLLDGTRLADSVTVDFHKTFFQPVSSSALLVRDRAMLQHVTYYADYLNPESAALAEIPNQVDKSIQTTRRFDALKLWLTLRIMGADAIGALFDEAIDLVARVGSVLAADDDFELAAAPQLSTVVFRYRPRVSGTAAALAGAGLADVGITGAHGRLSEDAADTLNPAIRAEVFASGQAVVAGTKVAGRHYLKFTLLNAEATLEDISEIIELLRSTGVQLLAGANTNNSTSEVSA from the coding sequence ATGTACGTGGATGAAGATCGGGTGGGCGAAACCCTGCCCGGGCAGGATTTCGGCTCCCGCGTGGAGCTGGCCCTCGCTGCCACCAACCATCTGTTCAACACCAGGAACTCCACCCGGTACGTGGCGCAGGTGCTGCAGGGCGTCAACGCCGTGGCCACCAAAATCGACCGCACCACCCGGCCCTTTACCGGCGTCGGGCCCGCCGACATGAAGGCGCGCATCGGTGCCGTTGACCTGGACCAGCCGCTCCCGGACACCGCCGCGGCCCTGGAGGAGCTTGAGACCGTCTACCTCCGGGACGCCATCTACTTCCACGATGCGAAGTACGCGGCCCACCTGAACTGCCCGGTGGTGATCCCGGCGCTGGTGGGGGAGGCCATCCTGTCCGCGGTGAACTCCTCAATGGACACCTGGGACCAGAGCGCCGGGGCCACCATGATCGAGCGCCGGCTCATCGACTGGACCGCCGAACGGCTGCAGCTGGGGGCGGCAGCCGACGGCGTGTTCACCTCCGGCGGCAGCCAGTCCAACCTGCAGGCGCTGCTGATCGCGCGCAACCACGCCGTTGCCGGGCTGCGGCAGGAGCCGGCCAACGCTGGACGCCGGCTGCCCGCCCTGCTGGAAAAGCTGCGGATCTTCACATCAGCAGACAGCCACTTCAGCATCCAGAAGTCCGCGTCCATGCTGGGCATGGGCTTCGACGCCGTCATCTCCGTTCCCTGCGCCGCGGACCACAAGATGGACCCGGCCGCGCTCGCCGAGGCCATGGCGGAAACCCACGACGCCGGGCTGGTGCCGATGGCGGTTGTGGCCACCGCAGGGACCACCGATTTCGGTGCGGTGGACCCGCTCGCAGACCTCGCCGCCCTGGCCCGCGCCTACGGTGCCTGGTTCCACATTGACGCGGCTTACGGCGGCGGGCTGATGGTTTCCGGCCGCTACCGCCACCTGCTGGACGGGACCCGCCTGGCCGACTCCGTCACCGTGGATTTCCACAAAACGTTCTTCCAGCCCGTCAGCTCCAGCGCCCTGCTGGTCCGCGACCGCGCCATGCTCCAGCACGTCACGTACTACGCGGACTACCTGAACCCGGAAAGCGCCGCCCTGGCCGAGATCCCCAACCAGGTGGACAAGAGCATCCAGACCACCCGGCGCTTTGACGCACTCAAGCTGTGGCTGACCCTGCGCATCATGGGCGCGGATGCGATTGGCGCCCTGTTTGACGAGGCCATCGACCTCGTCGCCCGGGTGGGATCCGTGCTGGCGGCCGACGACGACTTTGAGCTCGCCGCCGCTCCGCAGCTCAGCACGGTGGTCTTCCGGTACCGGCCGCGTGTGTCCGGAACTGCTGCTGCCCTTGCCGGCGCCGGTTTAGCCGATGTCGGCATCACCGGCGCTCACGGCCGGCTTTCCGAGGATGCGGCCGACACCCTCAACCCGGCCATCCGCGCGGAGGTTTTCGCTTCCGGGCAGGCCGTCGTAGCCGGCACCAAGGTGGCCGGCCGGCACTACCTGAAGTTCACGCTCCTCAACGCGGAAGCAACCCTGGAGGACATCAGCGAGATCATCGAGCTGCTGCGCAGCACCGGCGTGCAGCTGCTGGCCGGCGCCAACACCAACAACAGCACCAGCGAGGTGTCCGCATGA
- a CDS encoding lysine N(6)-hydroxylase/L-ornithine N(5)-oxygenase family protein, whose protein sequence is MSTSTEPRIFDFAGIGVGPFNLGLAALSEPVDGLDGVFLEQRESFDWHPGMMLEPAHLQVPFMADLVTLADPTSPYSFLNFLKQTGRLYRFYIRENFYPLRAEYNQYCQWVAGQLRSVRFSTAVLDVTYDAGVYRLSVEGPDGPEVLLARRLVLGTGTSPYVPASCDGIVDAAADGGGGLVLHNADYLSRKSELQAKRSITIVGSGQSAAEIYYELLQDIDTYGYQLNWVTRSGRFFPLEYTKLTLEMTSPEYVDYFHGLPQDQRDGLIKSQKNLYKGINSELIDAIYDLLYTKSLAGMVDTQLLTHSSLTGAAWDQAAGSHTLRLRHGEQGSDYVLDSEAVVLATGYTYREPDFLAGIQDRIARDSAGRFAVARNYSTSVEPGELFVQNAELHTHGFVTPDLGMAAYRNSCILREIAGREVYPVERSIAFQQFGAPQPDAPQPGPVSASVPGSVSGPAGRSAEPVPAQTVEVSA, encoded by the coding sequence ATGAGCACCTCCACCGAACCGCGCATTTTCGACTTCGCCGGCATCGGCGTCGGGCCCTTCAATCTTGGCCTCGCCGCCCTCAGCGAGCCGGTGGACGGGCTGGATGGCGTCTTCCTGGAGCAACGGGAATCCTTTGACTGGCACCCCGGCATGATGCTGGAGCCGGCCCACCTCCAGGTGCCGTTCATGGCGGACCTGGTGACACTGGCCGACCCCACGTCGCCCTATTCGTTCCTGAATTTCCTCAAGCAGACCGGGCGCCTCTACCGCTTCTATATCCGGGAAAACTTCTATCCGCTGCGCGCCGAGTACAACCAGTACTGCCAGTGGGTGGCCGGCCAGCTGCGGTCCGTTCGTTTTAGCACGGCTGTGCTGGATGTAACGTACGACGCCGGCGTTTACCGCCTTTCGGTGGAAGGTCCGGACGGGCCCGAGGTGCTGCTGGCGCGGCGGCTGGTGCTGGGCACGGGCACCTCGCCGTACGTGCCGGCGTCCTGTGACGGAATAGTCGACGCAGCCGCTGATGGCGGCGGGGGACTTGTCCTCCACAACGCCGATTACCTGTCGAGGAAGAGTGAGCTGCAGGCCAAGCGGAGCATCACCATCGTGGGCAGCGGCCAGAGCGCCGCGGAAATCTACTACGAGCTGCTTCAGGACATCGACACCTACGGCTACCAGCTGAACTGGGTCACGCGGTCCGGGCGGTTCTTCCCGCTGGAGTACACCAAGCTCACCCTGGAGATGACCTCGCCGGAGTACGTGGACTACTTCCACGGGCTGCCGCAGGACCAGCGCGACGGACTCATCAAGAGCCAGAAAAACCTGTACAAAGGCATCAACTCCGAGCTGATCGACGCCATCTACGACCTCCTGTACACGAAGAGCCTCGCCGGCATGGTGGACACCCAGCTCCTCACCCATTCGTCGCTCACGGGCGCCGCGTGGGATCAGGCCGCCGGTTCCCACACCCTGCGGCTCCGGCACGGGGAACAGGGCTCGGATTATGTGCTGGACAGCGAAGCCGTGGTCCTGGCCACCGGCTACACCTACCGGGAGCCGGACTTCCTGGCCGGCATCCAGGACAGGATTGCCAGGGACTCCGCCGGCCGGTTCGCCGTGGCACGCAACTACAGCACCAGCGTCGAACCCGGCGAACTTTTCGTCCAGAATGCCGAGCTGCACACGCACGGCTTTGTCACCCCGGACCTCGGCATGGCCGCCTACCGCAACTCGTGCATCCTGCGCGAGATCGCCGGCCGCGAGGTCTATCCCGTGGAGCGTAGCATCGCGTTCCAGCAGTTCGGCGCGCCCCAGCCTGACGCGCCCCAGCCCGGCCCGG